In Euphorbia lathyris chromosome 10, ddEupLath1.1, whole genome shotgun sequence, a single genomic region encodes these proteins:
- the LOC136208979 gene encoding ankyrin repeat-containing protein At2g01680 encodes MMDTKALRFLTHQCFFAAVRSGDLVSLKQIVDKLTSDEPSDVTDLMAMQTDAGETALYIAADNNFQELFTYLIKFCDFQIVKIRSKLDLNTFHVAAKKGHLGVVKEMLRIWPEVCKICDSSNTSPLYSAAAQNHVEVVNAILDVDVNSIRIVRKNGKTALHFAARYGLDQMVKTLIEHDPGIIPIKDKKGQTALHMAVKGQSTVSVEEILSTDSSILNDRDKKGNTAVHIATRKSRPLIVNVLLSYTSIDVNAINNQRETAMDLADKLQYGESAFEIKEALTEAGAKHARYVGQLNEAMELKRTVSDIKHEVHSQLVQNEKTNKRVSGIAKELRKLHREAVQNTTNSVTVVAVLFASIAFLAIFSLPGQYLTDGNEEGKANVADNVGFQVFCLLNATSLFISLAVVVVQITLVAWDTGAQKQVVSVVNKLMWAACACTCGSFLSIAFVVVGKGRSWMAITITLMGAPILVGTLASMCYFVFRQHFGANGDSQRRIKRASGSKSFSWSVYSANISDIDEYDSDMEKIYAL; translated from the exons ATGATGGATACAAAAGCCTTGCGCTTTTTAACTCACCAATGTTTCTTCGCCGCCGTTCGATCAGGCGACCTCGTCTCCTTGAAGCAGATCGTCGACAAGCTTACAAGTGATGAACCATCTGATGTGACTGATCTAATGGCTATGCAAACAGATGCAGGAGAAACTGCCTTGTATATAGCTGCAGATAACAATTTCCAAGAGCTTTTTACCTATTTGATCAAGTTTTGCGATTTTCAAATTGTCAAAATCAGGTCCAAGTTAGACTTGAATACCTTCCATGTTGCAGCTAAGAAGGGTCACTTGG GTGTTGTTAAGGAAATGTTAAGAATATGGCCTGAGGTTTGCAAGATATGTGATTCATCAAACACAAGCCCCCTTTACTCAGCAGCAGCACAGAATCATGTGGAAGTGGTGAATGCCATTTTGGATGTTGATGTTAACTCAATAAGGATAGTGAGGAAAAATGGGAAAACTGCCTTACATTTTGCTGCTAGATATGGGCTTGATCAAATGGTAAAAACACTTATTGAACATGATCCAGGAATCATCCCAATCAAAGATAAGAAAGGCCAAACTGCACTTCATATGGCTGTTAAGGGTCAAAGTACTGTTTCTGTTGAGGAAATATTATCTACTGATTCCTCAATTCTTAATGACCGCGACAAGAAGGGCAATACAGCCGTCCATATAGCTACAAGGAAATCTCGTCCTCTG ATAGTGAACGTTTTGCTGAGCTATACATCCATAGATGTCAACGCCATCAATAATCAACGCGAAACTGCAATGGATCTGGCCGATAAACTCCAATACGGAGAGTCAGCATTCGAAATCAAGGAAGCTCTTACGGAGGCAGGTGCAAAGCATGCTAGGTATGTCGGTCAACTGAATGAAGCAATGGAACTTAAGCGGACAGTAAGCGACATAAAGCACGAGGTCCACTCACAACTTGTACAAAACGAAAAAACTAATAAAAGAGTTTCTGGTATAGCGAAAGAACTAAGGAAACTTCACAGGGAGGCAGTCCAAAACACCACCAATTCGGTAACAGTGGTTGCAGTTCTGTTTGCTTCAATTGCTTTCTTGGCTATATTCAGTTTGCCGGGGCAATATTTAACGGATGGAAATGAAGAGGGGAAGGCAAATGTAGCTGATAATGTTGGCTTCCAAGTATTTTGCCTCCTGAACGCGACGTCTCTGTTCATATCTCTAGCTGTGGTTGTAGTACAGATAACATTGGTGGCATGGGACACAGGGGCTCAGAAACAAGTAGTGTCTGTTGTTAACAAGCTGATGTGGGCTGCTTGTGCTTGTACTTGTGGTTCATTTCTGTCAATAGCTTTTGTTGTAGTAGGAAAAGGAAGATCATGGATGGCTATAACAATAACTCTAATGGGTGCACCCATTCTTGTTGGGACACTTGCAAGCATGTGCTACTTTGTTTTCAGGCAGCATTTCGGAGCCAACGGGGACTCACAAAGGCGGATAAAACGGGCCAGCGGAAGCAAGTCTTTCTCGTGGTCTGTATACTCTGCAAACATCTCCGATATTGATGAGTATGACTCTGATATGGAGAAGATATATGCTTTGTAA
- the LOC136208256 gene encoding protein VAC14 homolog codes for MADALSVIPASVLRNLSDKLYEKRKNAALEVEGIVKQLATSGDHDKISAVINLLTTEFTYSPQANHRKGGLIGLAAATVGLTSEAAQHLEQIVPPVLNSFSDQDSRVRYYACEALYNIAKVVRGDFIVFFNQIFDALCKLSADSDANVQSAAHLLDRLVKDIVTESDQFSIEEFIPLLRERMNVLNPYVRQFLVGWITVLDSVPDIDMLGFLPDFLDGLFNMLSDSSHEIRQQADSALSEFLQEIKNSPSVDYGRMAEILVQRAASPDEFTRLTAITWINEFVKLGGDQLVPYYADILGAILPCISDKEEKIRVVARETNEELRAIKADPAEGFGVGAILSIARSQLSSEWDATRIEALHWISTLLNRHRAEVLCFLNDVFDTLLKALSDPSDEVVLLVLEVHACIAKDPLHFRQLVVFLVHNFRIDHSLLEKRGALIIRRLCVLLDAERVYRELSTILEGEADLDFASIMVQALNLILLTSSELAELRDLLKQSLVNPAGKDLFISLYASWCHSPMAIISLCLLAQTYQHASAVIQSLSEEDINVKFLVQLDKLIRLLETPIFAYLRLQLLEPGRYTWLLKALNGLLMLLPQQSSAFKILRTRLKTVPTYSFNGDQIKRTSSGNPYSQILHHIPSASQISEDGDINQDIGNSGSHNGMNFAARLQQFEQMQRQHRMHAKAQAQSRNSTASLSKLCVQDVQRAEEQRRQGSVTEMNRPPSRSSRRGPGQLQL; via the exons ATGGCCGACGCGCTCTCCGTGATTCCGGCCTCTGTTCTTCGTAATCTCTCCGATAAGCTTTATGAGAAACGCAAGAATGCTGCTCTtgag GTTGAAGGCATAGTTAAGCAACTGGCGACTTCCGGGGATCATGATAAGATATCTGCTGTGATTAATTTGTTGACGACGGAGTTCACCTATTCTCCTCAAGCTAACCACCGTAAG GGTGGTTTGATAGGACTAGCTGCTGCAACTGTAGGGTTGACTTCAGAAGCAGCCCAACATCTTGAG CAAATTGTGCCTCCTGTGCTTAATTCTTTTTCTGACCAAGACAGCAGAGTTCGTTATTATGCTTGTGAAGCCCTTTATAATATTGCAAAG GTGGTGAGAGGAGATTTTATTGTGTTCTTCAACCAAATTTTTGATGCTTTGTGTAAGCTTTCGGCAGACTCAGATGCCAATGTACAAAGTGCAGCTCATCTCTTAGATCGGCTTGTAAAG GACATTGTCACCGAGAGTGATCAATTCAG CATTGAAGAGTTCATACCACTATTAAGAGAACGTATGAATGTCCTAAACCCCTATGTGCGCCAGTTTTTGGTTGGGTGGATTACTGTGTTGGACAGTGTTCCAGATATAGATATGCTGGGATTTCTTCCTGATTTTCTTGATG GTTTGTTCAATATGTTGAGTGATTCTAGTCATGAAATAAGACAACAAGCTGATTCTGCACTTTCAGAATTTCTCCAAGAGATAAAAAATTCCCCA TCTGTAGATTATGGTCGTATGGCTGAGATACTGGTGCAAAGAGCAGCTTCTCCAGATGAATTTACTCGGCTCACAGCTATTACATGG ATAAATGAATTTGTAAAACTTGGTGGGGACCAACTTGTTCCTTACTATGCTGATATCTTAGGAGCCATTCTGCCGTGTATATCGGACAAAGAAGAGAAAATCAGAGTG GTTGCTCGGGAAACTAATGAAGAACTTCGTGCAATCAAGGCTGATCCTGCTGAAGGATTTGGTGTTGGAGCAATACTTTCCATTGCAAGGAG TCAATTATCTAGTGAGTGGGATGCTACTCGGATTGAAGCATTGCACTGGATATCTACCCTTTTAAACCGGCATCGTGCCGAG GTCTTGTGTTTTCTGAATGATGTATTTGATACACTACTGAAAGCACTTTCAGACCCTTCAGAtgag GTGGTACTTCTTGTTCTTGAGGTTCATGCATGCATAGCAAAAGATCCTCTACATTTCCGTCAACTTGTTGTTTTTTTAGTACATAATTTCCGCATTGATCATTCTCTCTTGGAGAA GCGTGGTGCTTTGATAATTCGAAGACTGTGTGTACTTTTAGATGCTGAAAGGGTCTACAGGGAACTCTCCACAATCCTAGAGGGTGAAGCAGACCTAGACTTTGCGTCTATTATGGTTCAG GCTTTGAATTTGATCTTACTTACGTCTTCTGAATTAGCTGAGCTTCGAGATCTTTTGAAGCAGTCACTTGTGAATCCTGCTGGTAAAGACTTGTTCATTTCATTGTATGCTTCATGGTGTCATTCACCTATGGCAATTATAAGCCTCTGCCTATTAGCACAG ACATACCAGCATGCAAGTGCTGTGATTCAGTCTCTGTCAGAGGAAGATATCAATGTCAAATTCCTAGTCCAGCTAGACAAATTGATTCGCTTGCTGGAAACTCCAATCTTCGCTTACCTTAGATTACAG CTTCTTGAACCAGGAAGATATACATGGTTGTTAAAAGCCTTGAATGGTCTGTTGATGTTACTTCCGCAG CAAAGTTCTGCTTTTAAGATCTTAAGAACTCGTTTAAAAACAGTCCCTACATATTCCTTCAATGGTGATCAAATTAAGAGAACATCCTCTGGGAACCCCTATTCTCAAATTTTGCATCACATTCCAAGTGCATCACAAATTTCTGAGGATGGTGATATAAACCAGGATATTGGGAATTCTGGTTCTCATAATGGAATGAATTTTGCTGCAAGACTGCAACAGTTTGAACAAATGCAGCGCCAGCATCGGATGCATGCAAAGGCACAGGCACAGTCTCGCAACAGTACCGCCTCTTTATCTAAG TTATGCGTACAGGATGTACAGAGAGCAGAAGAACAGCGGCGACAAGGTTCAGTGACAGAGATGAATAGACCTCCTTCAAGATCATCTAGGAGAGGGCCTGGGCAGTTACAACTTTGA